One window of Alkaliphilus metalliredigens QYMF genomic DNA carries:
- a CDS encoding helix-turn-helix domain-containing protein, with protein sequence MNYIIKYGRNFMAISDRIEADCHRHWLLQMFLSSQKELSIEVNNQLIPCSAIIVNTNIMHTFKSDGESNFTMLVDPTTELGRMLKVLLVDQPFYVLPHDKTDVMQQAFNNALAQESYDAYLSFVQRLMYNFSNELTKSFDDRVIKVLRLLKDCAHEDGVHQIKYFSKKIGLSESRLAHVFKEETGIPLKSYIVLHKLQKTYDSIFNGENITTAALNAGFDSPSHFAYTNKLMTGMNATNIIRDSEFLKVF encoded by the coding sequence ATGAACTATATCATTAAATACGGTAGAAATTTTATGGCAATTTCAGATCGTATAGAAGCAGATTGCCATAGACACTGGCTGTTGCAAATGTTTCTCAGCAGTCAAAAAGAATTAAGTATTGAAGTTAATAACCAGTTAATCCCATGCAGTGCCATTATTGTAAATACAAATATAATGCATACGTTTAAATCAGATGGTGAATCCAATTTCACTATGCTAGTTGATCCTACGACAGAGCTTGGGCGAATGCTTAAAGTTTTGTTAGTAGATCAGCCCTTTTATGTTTTACCACATGATAAAACTGACGTCATGCAACAAGCTTTTAATAATGCACTAGCACAAGAAAGTTATGATGCTTATCTTTCTTTTGTTCAGAGGCTGATGTACAATTTTTCTAATGAGCTTACGAAAAGTTTTGATGACCGGGTTATTAAAGTGTTGAGGCTTTTGAAAGACTGTGCACATGAGGATGGAGTTCATCAAATAAAATATTTTTCTAAAAAAATAGGTCTATCTGAAAGCCGTCTTGCACATGTGTTTAAAGAAGAAACTGGTATTCCTCTTAAAAGTTATATTGTCTTACACAAACTGCAGAAAACGTACGATTCAATTTTCAATGGTGAAAATATCACTACTGCAGCCCTAAATGCTGGATTTGATAGTCCATCACATTTTGCATACACTAATAAATTGATGACTGGGATGAACGCAACGAATATAATTAGAGATAGCGAGTTTTTGAAAGTTTTCTGA
- a CDS encoding IS4-like element ISAme1 family transposase has translation MKISSSLIIQFIRLFDNNKIMEIAIGTGLLKRQKGMLPDTILKVFTFGLLNIANPSLNQIASKCQAFQPGLTISKEAVYKRLKKSSLFLQETFKHMMQKSMNSVIPVKTAAILEQFKDVKICDSTKITLPDKLVALYPGLGGRNAKSSLKVQGIYSLIPARFSSLEITKAPGADTTYNDKLLAMVNPGELLITDLGYFSKAFFEKLSTKGSYYLTRIKKNSIVYVEKSGQLTKVDLTDLLKGTVVDTEVFLGIAHKKQLKCRFVAIRLPEKVVNQRRRKANQQAKAQGKQLSAKETELLAWNIIVTNVTKDKLSPEAACDLYRARWQIELVFKSLKSYLNIDKIGSCGKYQLECLIYGRLIAVVAMFSLYNVLYIPANQHFTRSLSMLRFVSIFAIHANEIALKLQLTIPNIHFLERLFKKMSKKSLHDKRQRKTTFEILQEYFFLEINFQNIA, from the coding sequence ATGAAGATATCTTCATCACTTATTATACAATTTATTCGGTTGTTTGATAACAATAAAATTATGGAAATTGCCATAGGCACAGGTTTATTGAAGCGTCAAAAGGGCATGTTGCCTGATACAATTCTTAAGGTTTTCACATTCGGGTTGCTAAATATAGCAAACCCCTCATTAAACCAAATTGCATCTAAATGCCAAGCATTTCAACCAGGCTTAACAATCTCCAAAGAAGCAGTGTATAAAAGACTGAAAAAATCTTCTTTATTTTTACAGGAAACATTTAAACATATGATGCAAAAATCTATGAATAGTGTAATCCCTGTAAAAACTGCCGCTATTCTTGAGCAGTTTAAGGATGTAAAGATATGTGATAGTACCAAAATTACTTTGCCGGATAAGCTGGTGGCTCTGTACCCCGGATTAGGTGGACGCAATGCTAAATCTTCTTTAAAAGTCCAAGGCATTTATAGTTTGATTCCTGCTAGATTTTCAAGCCTTGAAATAACAAAGGCTCCTGGCGCTGATACTACCTATAACGATAAGTTACTTGCCATGGTTAATCCAGGTGAATTGCTAATAACAGACCTAGGATATTTTAGCAAAGCATTTTTTGAAAAACTATCAACAAAAGGTAGTTACTATCTCACTAGAATCAAGAAAAACTCTATTGTTTACGTAGAAAAGTCAGGACAACTAACTAAGGTGGATTTGACTGATTTACTAAAGGGTACTGTGGTTGATACAGAAGTTTTTCTGGGAATAGCCCATAAAAAACAACTTAAATGTCGTTTTGTAGCCATTCGCCTGCCAGAAAAAGTGGTGAATCAACGTAGACGCAAGGCTAACCAACAGGCTAAAGCCCAAGGCAAACAACTTAGTGCGAAAGAAACTGAATTGCTGGCATGGAATATTATTGTTACAAATGTTACAAAAGATAAGTTATCTCCTGAAGCTGCTTGTGATTTATATAGAGCAAGATGGCAAATTGAACTCGTATTTAAATCATTAAAAAGCTATTTAAATATTGATAAAATAGGCTCTTGTGGTAAATACCAGCTAGAGTGTTTGATATATGGGCGCTTAATAGCAGTAGTTGCCATGTTTTCTTTATACAATGTTCTATATATACCAGCAAATCAACATTTCACAAGAAGTTTAAGTATGTTGCGATTTGTAAGTATTTTTGCAATTCATGCTAATGAGATAGCCCTAAAGCTTCAATTAACAATACCAAATATTCATTTTCTTGAAAGACTTTTCAAGAAAATGAGTAAAAAAAGTTTGCATGATAAGCGTCAGAGAAAAACAACGTTTGAAATACTACAGGAATACTTTTTTCTCGAAATTAATTTCCAAAATATTGCTTAG
- a CDS encoding acyl-CoA thioester hydrolase/BAAT C-terminal domain-containing protein, which translates to MLIEDEVKDTKEIQINFTNSDTEQIIVENPIVGKLFKPKEKNNLPAIIIVGGSTGGLFWTEQMAALLSTKGYATLALNYFDVQNHNLPSELIEIQIEYFKKALDWLKAKPGVDKNNISMIGISKGSELSLLFGSYFPKSLTSIITYVPSSHVFEGISMREHQVKSSWTYKNHPIDFIQYPIDSKFSKDMNPIDIRKIHDTALNTATSKQLESARIPIENIKCPILMISGEKDSTWPSSKMCKDMMQTLKEQNNHYQSKHLDFNNMGHAFFLPNLPPMIDHPSISAYNAANANKNAWEATLNFLAEHFN; encoded by the coding sequence TTGTTAATAGAAGATGAAGTAAAGGATACAAAAGAAATACAGATTAACTTTACTAACTCTGATACTGAACAAATCATTGTTGAAAATCCAATAGTAGGAAAACTCTTTAAACCTAAAGAAAAAAATAATCTACCAGCTATAATCATTGTTGGAGGCTCTACCGGAGGACTCTTTTGGACAGAACAAATGGCTGCTCTACTTAGTACAAAAGGATATGCAACTCTTGCCTTAAATTACTTTGATGTACAAAATCACAATCTACCAAGTGAGCTTATTGAAATTCAAATAGAATACTTTAAAAAGGCACTTGACTGGCTTAAAGCCAAACCTGGAGTTGACAAGAATAATATAAGTATGATAGGAATTTCTAAAGGTAGTGAACTATCATTATTATTCGGTTCATATTTTCCCAAAAGTTTAACTTCCATAATTACTTATGTTCCTTCTTCCCACGTGTTTGAAGGAATTTCAATGAGAGAACATCAAGTAAAGTCCTCGTGGACTTATAAAAACCACCCAATAGACTTCATACAATACCCAATAGATTCAAAATTTTCAAAGGATATGAATCCAATCGACATACGTAAAATTCATGATACGGCATTAAATACAGCTACTTCTAAGCAATTAGAGAGTGCTCGTATCCCGATTGAAAATATAAAATGTCCTATTCTTATGATCTCTGGAGAAAAAGATTCTACTTGGCCATCCTCAAAAATGTGTAAAGATATGATGCAAACCTTAAAAGAACAAAATAATCATTATCAATCAAAACACCTTGATTTTAACAATATGGGGCACGCTTTTTTTCTCCCTAATCTACCACCTATGATAGATCATCCCTCAATTTCAGCGTATAATGCTGCAAATGCTAACAAAAACGCTTGGGAGGCAACACTGAATTTTTTGGCTGAACATTTCAATTAA
- a CDS encoding transglutaminase-like domain-containing protein, producing MNQYLQETKMLNFNHSLIQRLVKERQWETEDDFVKIEKIYNFVRDEIIFGYNTDDTISASEVLKDGYGQCNTKGTLFMALLRAVGISCRIHGFTIDKKLQKGAMTGLIYYLAPQNIIHSWVEIQYKGNWYNIEGFILDNQYLKKLQEKFSDCKASFCGYGAATDNFQNPQIDWNGNDTYIQKEGINDDFGVFNSPDEFFEKYQQQLSPLKKWIYRNIGRKLMNRNVERIRI from the coding sequence ATGAATCAGTATTTGCAAGAAACTAAAATGTTGAACTTTAATCATAGTTTAATACAGAGACTTGTAAAGGAAAGACAGTGGGAAACTGAAGATGATTTTGTAAAGATTGAAAAAATCTATAATTTTGTACGTGACGAAATCATATTCGGTTATAACACAGATGATACGATTTCAGCCTCGGAAGTATTAAAGGATGGGTACGGGCAGTGTAATACAAAGGGAACTTTATTTATGGCACTCCTGCGGGCAGTTGGAATATCTTGCAGAATTCATGGTTTTACTATTGACAAGAAATTGCAAAAAGGAGCTATGACAGGGCTAATTTATTATCTTGCGCCCCAAAATATTATTCACAGTTGGGTTGAAATTCAATATAAGGGGAATTGGTATAACATAGAGGGTTTCATTTTAGACAACCAATATTTAAAAAAGCTCCAAGAAAAATTCTCTGATTGTAAAGCCAGTTTTTGTGGATATGGTGCTGCTACTGACAATTTTCAAAATCCACAAATAGACTGGAATGGGAACGATACTTATATCCAAAAAGAGGGAATCAATGATGATTTCGGTGTATTCAATTCACCTGATGAGTTCTTTGAAAAATATCAACAACAATTGTCACCGCTTAAAAAATGGATTTATAGGAACATTGGACGTAAACTTATGAATCGTAATGTAGAAAGAATACGTATCTAA